In a single window of the Aquarana catesbeiana isolate 2022-GZ linkage group LG13, ASM4218655v1, whole genome shotgun sequence genome:
- the LOC141116723 gene encoding protein S100-A6-like, protein MTSKDLTVEEMMTLMIVKFEEYAKKRDSDANTLNPDELYDLAKAEFPTISGSGKKDEVLKGIISKMDANNDKKVTFKEFMSFSATLAIVLRESLKK, encoded by the exons ATG ACTTCAAAAGACCTGACCGTGGAGGAAATGATGACTCTGATGATCGTTAAATTCGAGGAATACGCCAAAAAAAGGGACTCCGATGCAAACACCCTGAACCCAGACGAGCTGTATGACCTCGCCAAAGCCGAATTCCCCACAATCAGT GGAAGTGGGAAGAAGGATGAGGTCCTGAAGGGAATCATCAGTAAAATGGATGCTAACAATGACAAAAAGGTGACCTTCAAGGAATTCATGTCTTTCTCAGCTACCTTGGCCATAGTTTTAAGGGAATCTCTGAAGAAATAG